A single window of Vigna unguiculata cultivar IT97K-499-35 chromosome 1, ASM411807v1, whole genome shotgun sequence DNA harbors:
- the LOC114162292 gene encoding probable histone H2B.1, giving the protein MAPKAEKKPAEKKPAEEKKSTVADKAPAEKKPKAGKKLPKEGGASGDKKKKRSKKSVETYKIYIFKVLKQVHPDIGISSKAMGIMNSFINDIFEKLAQESSRLARYNKKPTITSREIQTAVRLVLPGELAKHAVSEGTKAVTKFTSS; this is encoded by the coding sequence ATGGCACCAAAGGCAGAGAAGAAGCCAGCGGAGAAGAAGCCGGCGGAAGAGAAGAAGTCCACGGTGGCAGACAAGGCTCCGGCTGAGAAGAAACCAAAGGCCGGAAAGAAGCTTCCGAAGGAGGGAGGAGCCAGCGGcgacaagaagaagaagagaagcaAGAAGAGTGTGGAGACATACAAGATCTACATCTTCAAGGTTCTGAAGCAGGTTCACCCTGACATCGGTATCTCAAGCAAGGCCATGGGCATCATGAACAGCTTTATCAACGACATCTTCGAGAAGCTTGCTCAAGAATCTTCCAGACTTGCCCGCTACAACAAGAAACCCACCATCACTTCGAGGGAGATTCAGACTGCGGTCAGGCTTGTGCTGCCCGGAGAATTGGCCAAACACGCTGTCTCAGAAGGAACCAAGGCTGTTACCAAGTTCACTAGCTCTTGA